From Rhizophagus irregularis chromosome 9, complete sequence, the proteins below share one genomic window:
- a CDS encoding dolichyl-phosphate beta-glucosyltransferase (CAZy:GT2_Glycos_transf) produces the protein MLEETVEHLENRKNSDKNFSYEIIIVDDASNDGTSNYALDFSKSNKNVELKVLTLEKNRKKGGAVTQGILCASGKYILFVDADGATKFSDLDCLERELNKIISKEGYGVAVGSRAHLVKTEAVVKRSFIRNFLMHSFHKVLYILGIRTIKDTQCGFKLFTRKAALNIFNNMHVEGWIFDIEVLLLAKYFNMPIVEVSVTWHEVDGSKVSLIKDSIKMAIDLSIIRLNYFLGIWKIKDYNSLGKIKNE, from the exons ATGTTAGAAGAAACAGTAGAACATTTAGAAAATCGTAaaaattcggataaaaatttttcatacgAAATTATTATAGTTGATGATGCCAGTAATGATGGTACTAGTAATTATGCTTTGGATTTttctaaatctaataaaaatgttgaattaaaagtattaactttggaaaaaaatagaaaaaaaggaGGAGCTGTTACTcag ggGATATTATGTGCCAGTGGAAAGTACATTTTATTTGTTGATGCAGATGGAGCAACAAAATTTTCCGATTTAGATTGTTTAGAAAgggaattaaataaaattatatcaaaagaagGATATGGGGTAGCTGTTGGTTCTAGGGCACATTTAGTAAAAACTGAAGCCGTAGTTAAG AGatcatttattagaaattttttaatgcattCATTCcataaagtattatatatattaggaATAAGAACAATAAAAGATACACAATGTgggtttaaattatttacaagaaAGGCtgcattaaatatttttaataatatgcaTGTAGAAGGATGGATATTTGATAttgaagtattattattagcaaaatattttaatatgccTATTGTAGAAGTATCTGTTACTTGGCATGAAGTTGATGGTTCTAAAGTTTCACTTATAAAAGATTCTATAAAAATGGCTATCGACTTATCAATTATTAggttaaactattttttaggaatttggaaaattaaagattataattctttgggtaaaattaaaaatgagtAA
- a CDS encoding Ubiquitin-conjugating enzyme E2 2, whose translation MSTEARRRLMRDFKRLQNDPPGGISGAPCPDNILLWNAVIFGPADTPFEDGTFKLALQFDENYPNKPPSVKFISKMFHPNVYANGELCLDILQNRWSPTYDVAAILTSIQSLLHDPNPNSPANAEAANLFRENRKEYNRRVKEVVEHSWE comes from the exons atgtccaCTGAAGCGCGTCGTAGACTTATGAGAGACTTTAAACGACTTCAAAATGATCCTCCAGGTGGCATCTCAGGAGCACCTTGCCCTGATAATATTCTATTATGGAATGCTGTCATCTTTGGTCCTG CCGATACACCATTTGAAGACGGAACTTTTAAATTGGCTCTCCAATTTGACGAAAATTATCCCAATAAGCCTCCTTCGGTTAAATTCATTTCAAAAATGTTTCATCCAAATGTGTATGCTAATGGAGAACTATGTCTTGATATTCTTCAAAATAGATGGTCACCAACTTATGATGTCGCTGCTATCTTGACAAGTATTCAAAGTTTACTACATGACCCTAATCCAAATTCACCGGCAAATGCCGAAGCTGCTAATCTGTTTAGAGAAAATCgtaaagaatataatagaAGAGTCAAAGAAGTTGTTGAGCATTCATGggaataa